The following coding sequences lie in one Miscanthus floridulus cultivar M001 chromosome 9, ASM1932011v1, whole genome shotgun sequence genomic window:
- the LOC136482265 gene encoding uncharacterized protein, which yields MAMAVIRLACPAAMRPSSAAAASPSLRPRLRRLRVVRCRAGGEGGKEEGEGEAAEAPESLFARELRRRGMAPGAAATPAAGANKEAEEGAPEAGTKRRVAAAEFQRGAAADIQRERSMALNSEGLEGLVPRAKLLLSLGSTFFLAFGPLILVTVSLFAGLYVYFGPSFVHDASKTPVSVPPYIDPYELLEDERLSRPSPDVF from the exons ATGGCCATGGCCGTGATCCGCCTCGCGTGCCCCGCTGCCATGCGCCCGTCGTCGGCCGCCGCCGCGTCCCCGTCGCTACGGCCACGGCTGCGCCGCCTCCGCGTCGTGAGGTGCCGCGCCGGCggggagggagggaaggaggagggggagggggaggccgCCGAGGCGCCCGAGTCGCTCTTCGCCAGGGAGCTCCGGCGCCGCGGTATGGCGCCGGGGGCCGCCGCTACGCCGGCCGCGGGCGCTAATAAGGAGGCGGAGGAGGGGGCGCCGGAGGCCGGGACCAAGCGCCGGGTGGCGGCCGCCGAGTTCCAGCGCGGCGCCGCGGCGGACATCCAGCGGGAGCGGTCCATGGCGCTCAACAGCGAGGGCCTCGAG GGTCTTGTTCCTCGGGCAAAGTTACTACTATCACTTGGCAGTACCTTCTTTCTGGCATTTGGGCCCCTGATTCTTGTCACCGTTTCTCTTTTTGCTGGTTTATATGTG TACTTTGGACCGAGTTTTGTACACGATGCGAGCAAGACACCGGTGTCGGTGCCACCATACATTGATCCATACGAGCTACTGGAGGACGAGAGGCTCAGCCGGCCCTCCCCAGATGTATTCTGA